One genomic segment of Occultella kanbiaonis includes these proteins:
- a CDS encoding SpoIID/LytB domain-containing protein encodes MSRVQHPSGRRRPVRNGIGAVLAVALAALTLLGQTTPAAAAEEVYGVPSSGYWDVTGHGWGHGIGMSQWGSQGAAQQGRTAEQILAFYYPGTTSNNVGNPQIRVQLRALSAVASGSTYSTPPGQNEMRIGNPATPERHPAGRYTVTVTGSGFVVARRATVSGPILESRTYTGSELIFSTGDGVVASGSQGSATGTWYRGYIRIVRTGSTLDVINNVPLQEYLYGVVPRESPASWLPAALQAQSVAARSYALSVRQVTGPYDLCDTTACQVYGGRALVSSGGAVTEGREHANTNQAVNVTSGLVRWYAGAVAFTQFSSSNGGYSRAGSRPYLTARADPYSGTASGDTVSNWTNRLQVSTVAAYCPSGGSLQRLVIVSRDGNGDLGGRITSARVECSTGNRTLTTTGELSFGMRSHWWRPNAPAFGFFLSNTFGAEADTVFALGAGTETALVGDWDGDGIDTIALRRGNLYYIRNSNSAGPFDRVIVYGRADDVVLVGDWDGNGTDTLGVRRGNIYHLRNTLSSGVADRTIAYGRNSDAILIGDWDGNGTDTLAVRRGNLYYLRNSLTSGEADRTIAYGRNTDIVLTGDWDGNGTDTLAVRRGNIYYLRNSLTSGEADRTIAYGRASDVILIGDWDGNRTDTLGVHRKR; translated from the coding sequence GTGTCACGTGTCCAACACCCGTCCGGCCGGCGCAGGCCGGTCCGGAACGGCATCGGAGCCGTCCTCGCCGTCGCGCTCGCTGCGCTGACGCTGCTCGGCCAGACGACCCCGGCCGCCGCGGCCGAGGAGGTCTACGGGGTTCCCTCCAGCGGCTACTGGGACGTCACCGGTCACGGCTGGGGACACGGCATCGGCATGTCCCAGTGGGGCTCTCAGGGCGCCGCGCAACAGGGCCGCACGGCGGAGCAGATCCTCGCCTTCTATTACCCGGGCACCACGTCGAACAACGTCGGCAACCCCCAGATCCGCGTCCAGTTGCGGGCGCTCTCGGCGGTCGCGTCCGGCTCCACCTATTCGACGCCACCCGGTCAGAACGAGATGCGGATCGGAAACCCCGCCACGCCCGAACGTCACCCGGCGGGCCGGTACACCGTGACCGTGACCGGATCCGGCTTCGTGGTGGCCCGTCGTGCGACCGTCTCGGGACCGATCCTCGAGTCCCGCACCTACACCGGCTCGGAACTGATCTTCTCGACCGGTGACGGCGTGGTCGCCTCCGGATCACAGGGTTCGGCGACCGGCACCTGGTACCGGGGCTACATCCGGATCGTGCGCACCGGCAGCACCCTCGACGTGATCAACAACGTGCCGCTTCAGGAGTACCTGTACGGGGTGGTCCCTCGCGAGTCGCCCGCGTCCTGGCTCCCGGCGGCGCTGCAGGCGCAGTCCGTGGCCGCGCGCAGCTACGCGCTGTCCGTGCGGCAGGTCACCGGGCCGTACGACCTCTGCGACACGACCGCCTGCCAGGTCTACGGCGGCCGCGCGCTCGTCTCCAGCGGCGGCGCCGTCACCGAGGGTCGCGAGCACGCGAACACGAACCAGGCCGTGAACGTGACCTCCGGGCTGGTGCGGTGGTACGCCGGCGCGGTGGCATTCACGCAGTTCTCCTCCTCCAACGGCGGCTATTCGCGGGCCGGGTCGCGCCCCTACCTGACGGCGCGAGCCGATCCGTACTCCGGCACGGCGAGCGGCGACACCGTGAGCAACTGGACGAACCGGCTCCAGGTCTCGACGGTCGCGGCGTACTGCCCGTCCGGCGGTTCCCTCCAGCGGCTCGTCATCGTGTCCCGGGACGGCAACGGTGACCTCGGTGGCCGCATCACGTCCGCGCGGGTGGAGTGCTCCACCGGCAACCGCACCCTGACCACCACCGGAGAGCTCTCGTTCGGCATGCGTTCGCACTGGTGGCGACCGAACGCTCCCGCCTTCGGATTCTTCCTGTCGAACACGTTCGGCGCCGAGGCGGACACGGTGTTCGCGTTGGGGGCCGGCACCGAGACCGCACTGGTCGGCGACTGGGACGGCGACGGGATCGACACGATCGCGCTGCGGCGCGGCAATCTCTACTACATCCGGAACTCGAACTCCGCCGGGCCGTTCGATCGTGTGATCGTCTACGGCAGGGCCGATGACGTGGTGCTCGTCGGGGACTGGGACGGCAACGGCACCGACACCCTCGGTGTCCGCCGAGGAAACATCTACCACCTACGCAACACCCTCAGCAGCGGGGTGGCCGACCGCACCATCGCCTACGGGCGCAACAGCGACGCTATCCTCATCGGCGACTGGGACGGCAACGGCACCGACACCCTCGCGGTTCGTCGCGGCAACCTCTACTACCTCCGCAACAGCCTCACCAGTGGCGAAGCCGACCGCACCATCGCCTACGGACGCAACACCGATATCGTCCTGACCGGCGACTGGGACGGCAACGGCACCGACACCCTCGCCGTGCGACGAGGCAACATCTACTACCTGCGCAACAGCCTCACCAGTGGCGAAGCCGACCGCACCATCGCCTACGGACGGGCCAGCGACGTCATCCTCATCGGCGACTGGGACGGCAACCGCACCGACACCCTAGGCGTCCACCGCAAGCGGTAG
- a CDS encoding D-alanyl-D-alanine carboxypeptidase family protein, whose amino-acid sequence MGRRKGPILTGALALALIAVMAVPAGAAAPDVEVRSGAEPAAGATRTWFYGRQYDDVLWCDWNGDGVDTLAVFRPQTGTWHIRNSSGGGNATISFRFGSTNGGERPLCGDWNGDGRDTPGIYRGVDATWHLTNRLDGGGAAMTFRYGSPGPGDTPVVGDWNGDGRDTFGVRRASDGLWYLRNSLSTGPATSVFRFGSAGAGERAFAGDWDGDGDDTPGIYRPSTMSVYLRNAPGGGGADWGYAFGNEIIDAPLSGDLDGDGDDEPAVAEGRFYTSTPNSWGDGSNGNIPAASLCRIGWGTDSRGNGQYLRCDAAAALGRFNSAFRARFGENIAVDMSYRTRELQAQMHAHMGGVAVPAGTSPHGLGIAIDVFEWSTYQYGSARYNWLLANAPRFGWNQPTWARQNGSKPEYWHYEYTG is encoded by the coding sequence ATGGGGAGACGGAAAGGTCCGATCCTGACGGGTGCGCTCGCACTGGCCCTGATCGCCGTGATGGCGGTCCCGGCCGGCGCGGCGGCCCCCGACGTCGAGGTACGCAGCGGTGCCGAGCCGGCAGCCGGCGCCACCCGAACCTGGTTCTATGGGCGGCAGTACGACGACGTGCTCTGGTGCGACTGGAACGGCGACGGGGTCGACACCCTGGCTGTCTTCCGGCCGCAGACCGGCACGTGGCACATCCGGAACTCGTCGGGCGGCGGCAATGCCACCATCTCCTTCCGGTTCGGTTCCACGAACGGTGGGGAGCGGCCGCTCTGCGGCGACTGGAACGGTGACGGCCGGGACACCCCGGGGATCTACCGGGGCGTCGACGCGACCTGGCACCTCACGAACCGGCTCGACGGCGGTGGCGCCGCGATGACGTTCCGATACGGCTCGCCGGGTCCGGGCGACACGCCGGTCGTCGGCGACTGGAACGGCGACGGTCGTGACACGTTCGGGGTGCGTCGAGCCTCGGACGGCCTGTGGTACCTGCGGAACTCGCTGAGCACCGGACCCGCGACGAGCGTGTTCCGGTTCGGTTCCGCCGGCGCCGGTGAGCGGGCGTTCGCCGGCGACTGGGACGGCGACGGCGACGACACGCCAGGGATCTACCGGCCCTCGACGATGTCCGTGTACCTGCGCAACGCGCCGGGCGGCGGGGGAGCGGACTGGGGTTACGCGTTCGGCAACGAGATCATCGACGCGCCGCTGTCGGGCGACCTCGACGGCGACGGCGACGACGAGCCCGCTGTGGCCGAGGGTCGGTTCTACACATCGACCCCGAACTCCTGGGGCGACGGGAGCAATGGCAACATTCCGGCGGCCTCGCTCTGCCGCATCGGGTGGGGCACCGACTCCCGCGGCAACGGCCAGTACCTGCGCTGCGACGCGGCCGCGGCCCTCGGACGGTTCAACTCGGCGTTCCGAGCGCGCTTCGGCGAGAACATCGCCGTCGACATGTCCTACCGGACCAGAGAGCTCCAGGCGCAGATGCACGCGCACATGGGCGGCGTCGCGGTGCCGGCCGGCACCTCACCGCACGGCCTCGGCATCGCGATCGACGTGTTCGAGTGGAGCACCTACCAGTACGGCAGCGCCCGGTACAACTGGCTCCTCGCCAACGCGCCACGTTTCGGCTGGAACCAGCCCACCTGGGCGCGTCAGAACGGCAGCAAGCCCGAGTACTGGCACTACGAGTACACCGGCTGA
- a CDS encoding dTDP-4-dehydrorhamnose 3,5-epimerase family protein, whose translation MMFRELSVPGAWEITPKLLGDPRGVFLEWYKDERFVEAVGHSLDLRQANCSVSAAGVLRGIHFADVPPSQAKYVTCARGAVLDVVVDIRVGSPTFGQWDSVLLDDVDRRAIYLSEGLGHAFMSLEDDSTVLYLCSSGYAPGREHGVNPLDPEIGIEWPTTTRDGAPLAPLLSEKDTAAPTLAQAREQGLLPELAAVEEFLASLNA comes from the coding sequence GTGATGTTTCGTGAGTTGTCCGTGCCAGGCGCGTGGGAGATCACGCCGAAGCTGTTGGGCGACCCGCGCGGGGTCTTCCTGGAGTGGTACAAGGACGAACGGTTCGTCGAGGCGGTCGGGCACTCCCTCGACCTCAGGCAGGCGAACTGCTCCGTCTCCGCGGCGGGTGTGCTGCGCGGGATCCACTTCGCTGACGTGCCGCCGTCGCAGGCGAAGTACGTCACGTGCGCACGCGGCGCCGTCCTCGACGTCGTCGTCGACATCCGCGTCGGCTCGCCGACCTTCGGCCAGTGGGACTCGGTCCTCCTCGACGACGTGGACCGACGCGCCATCTACCTGAGCGAGGGCCTCGGTCACGCGTTCATGTCCCTTGAGGACGACTCCACGGTGCTCTACCTCTGCTCGTCCGGCTACGCACCCGGCCGCGAGCACGGTGTCAACCCGCTCGATCCTGAGATCGGCATCGAGTGGCCCACGACCACCCGAGACGGTGCGCCGCTTGCGCCGCTGCTGTCCGAGAAGGACACTGCGGCTCCCACGCTGGCGCAGGCGCGAGAGCAAGGGCTGCTGCCTGAACTCGCAGCCGTCGAGGAGTTCCTCGCCTCTTTGAACGCCTGA
- a CDS encoding glycosyltransferase family 2 protein — MTAPRVVAVVVTYEPEDSALAALLERLGAQCDAVVVVDNGSTTSPAQACAGTGAELIALPTNEGIAAAQNRGIARTVELAADFVLLSDQDSLPAEDMVARLLDGIATASAAGTPVAGVGPVSSDSRAESGEMVYVSRRWGPRRAAPEDTRPDGLVEVAFLIASGCLIPATVLEEVGAMNGGWFIDHIDLEWGLRARRAGYRLFAVTGAHLGHELGERVTRVPGRKQLVHVQSVPRTYYMTRNTILLVRSGLLGTAWRLGYLVWLAKYLAFNTVFVAPRRQRIRLMARGLGDGLRGVTGPLRG; from the coding sequence GTGACCGCCCCCCGGGTCGTGGCGGTCGTCGTCACGTACGAGCCCGAGGACTCGGCGCTGGCGGCCCTGCTCGAGCGGCTCGGAGCTCAGTGCGATGCCGTCGTGGTGGTGGACAACGGCTCCACCACCTCCCCGGCACAGGCCTGCGCGGGCACCGGCGCCGAACTGATCGCGCTGCCGACGAACGAGGGGATCGCCGCCGCGCAGAACCGCGGGATCGCCCGCACGGTCGAACTCGCCGCCGACTTCGTCCTGCTCTCGGACCAGGACTCGCTCCCGGCCGAGGACATGGTTGCCCGCCTGCTCGACGGGATCGCGACGGCGTCCGCCGCCGGCACCCCGGTCGCGGGGGTCGGTCCTGTCTCCTCCGACAGCCGCGCCGAGTCGGGCGAGATGGTCTACGTCTCGAGGCGCTGGGGTCCCCGGCGGGCCGCACCGGAGGACACCCGGCCGGACGGGCTCGTCGAGGTCGCGTTCCTGATCGCGTCCGGCTGCCTCATTCCGGCGACCGTCCTCGAGGAGGTCGGTGCCATGAACGGCGGGTGGTTCATCGATCACATCGATCTCGAGTGGGGCCTGCGGGCTCGTCGAGCCGGCTACCGGCTGTTCGCGGTGACCGGGGCGCACCTGGGTCACGAACTCGGAGAGCGGGTGACGCGGGTGCCGGGCCGCAAGCAGCTCGTGCATGTCCAGTCCGTCCCGCGCACGTACTACATGACGAGGAACACGATCCTGCTCGTGCGTTCGGGCCTGCTCGGCACCGCCTGGCGACTGGGCTATCTCGTCTGGCTCGCGAAGTACCTCGCGTTCAACACCGTGTTCGTCGCGCCGCGACGGCAGCGGATCCGGCTGATGGCACGCGGGCTGGGAGACGGACTGCGGGGCGTCACCGGTCCACTGCGCGGCTGA
- a CDS encoding lysylphosphatidylglycerol synthase domain-containing protein encodes MINKLLGVLRSPITRWVFLAVALGAAVLAVATQWDAVSAAVTQIRPGTLLLCLLISVVYVVATMLSWRAVLTDLGSPVRLRTASSIFFLSQLGKYVPGGVWNIVAAAELGADAEIPRRRSLSVMVVSILVSIVTGLALAVVGIVFSPAEVAQQFWWVALAVPVFLVMLIPPVLNRILTLALRTLKRPPLEHPISSGGVVRSSAWALVGWLLAGLQVWLIATAVGMTPSAQTFALAAGGYALAWVVGFLVVFVPAGVGAREVVLGAVLYGQLAPGGVLATVLVSRVLLTVVDVLFGVVVLVLRKRNVSRAVDR; translated from the coding sequence ATGATCAACAAGCTCCTCGGCGTCCTGCGTTCGCCGATCACCCGCTGGGTGTTCCTCGCCGTGGCCCTCGGCGCCGCGGTCCTGGCCGTCGCCACGCAATGGGACGCGGTGAGCGCGGCGGTGACGCAGATCCGGCCGGGCACCCTGCTCCTGTGCCTGCTCATCAGCGTCGTGTACGTCGTCGCAACGATGCTGTCCTGGCGTGCGGTGCTGACGGACCTGGGTTCCCCGGTCCGCCTCCGAACCGCGTCGTCGATCTTCTTCCTCTCCCAGCTCGGCAAGTACGTTCCGGGCGGAGTCTGGAACATCGTGGCGGCCGCGGAACTGGGCGCCGATGCCGAGATCCCGAGACGCCGCTCCCTGAGTGTCATGGTCGTCTCGATCCTCGTCTCGATCGTGACCGGACTGGCGCTCGCGGTGGTGGGCATCGTGTTCTCTCCGGCGGAGGTAGCCCAGCAGTTCTGGTGGGTGGCCCTCGCCGTCCCCGTGTTCCTGGTGATGCTGATCCCGCCGGTCCTGAACCGGATCCTCACCCTCGCGCTGCGCACGCTCAAGCGACCACCCCTGGAGCACCCGATCTCCAGCGGCGGCGTGGTCCGCTCTTCGGCCTGGGCGCTCGTCGGCTGGCTCCTGGCGGGCCTGCAGGTGTGGCTCATCGCCACCGCGGTCGGGATGACTCCGTCCGCTCAGACGTTCGCTCTGGCGGCCGGCGGGTACGCCCTGGCGTGGGTAGTCGGCTTCCTCGTCGTCTTCGTGCCTGCCGGGGTCGGCGCGCGCGAGGTGGTCCTCGGTGCGGTGCTCTACGGCCAGCTGGCCCCCGGCGGCGTCCTCGCGACGGTCCTGGTGAGCCGGGTGCTGCTGACGGTCGTCGACGTGCTGTTCGGGGTGGTGGTGCTTGTCCTGCGCAAGCGCAACGTCAGCCGCGCAGTGGACCGGTGA
- a CDS encoding glycosyltransferase encodes MTGRTGRGRVAGDGRRVVAFGTYDARSHPRVQVLIDGLRAHGAHLMELNAPLGLNTADRVRLLNQPWRLPTLAWRLAARWSELVRGSIRIRRAGGVPDAVLVGYLGHFDVLLARILFPRTTILLDHLIFAGSTASDRGVQDGLRVRLLRLLDRLAISAADVVIVDTQEHLEMVPASRRARAVVVPVGASRTWFDARADADRATAGEVASGTAERDGLGVVFFGLYTPLQGAPVIAEAIRDLPEAGLRFTMIGTGQDFERARTLVGDDPRVTWRDWVDADDLPALVASHDVCLGVFGTSTKALSVVPNKVYQGAAAGVAIVTSDSAPQRRMLGEAALLVPPGDAPALAAAIRLLASNGDRLARYRGAARDLADDRFTAAAVTAPLAGALGTE; translated from the coding sequence GTGACCGGCCGGACCGGTCGAGGACGTGTCGCCGGCGACGGGCGCCGGGTCGTCGCGTTCGGAACCTATGACGCCCGTTCGCACCCGAGAGTGCAGGTGCTCATCGACGGACTGCGAGCGCACGGTGCGCACCTCATGGAGCTCAACGCCCCGCTCGGGCTGAACACTGCGGACCGCGTCCGCCTGCTCAACCAACCGTGGCGGCTGCCGACCCTGGCATGGCGCCTGGCGGCCCGCTGGAGCGAACTGGTACGTGGGTCGATCAGGATCCGACGTGCCGGAGGCGTGCCCGATGCGGTCCTCGTCGGCTACCTCGGGCACTTCGACGTGCTGCTCGCCAGGATCCTGTTCCCGCGGACCACGATCCTGCTCGACCACCTGATCTTCGCAGGCAGCACCGCCTCGGACCGCGGAGTGCAGGACGGCCTTCGGGTGCGGCTCCTGCGGCTGCTCGACCGGCTCGCGATCTCGGCCGCGGACGTCGTGATCGTCGACACGCAGGAGCACCTGGAGATGGTGCCGGCGTCCCGGCGCGCTCGCGCCGTCGTGGTGCCGGTCGGCGCGAGCCGGACCTGGTTCGACGCCCGCGCCGACGCTGACCGGGCCACCGCCGGGGAAGTCGCCTCCGGCACGGCGGAGCGGGACGGGCTCGGCGTGGTCTTCTTCGGTCTGTACACGCCACTGCAGGGTGCCCCGGTGATCGCCGAGGCGATCCGTGACCTGCCCGAGGCCGGGCTCCGGTTCACCATGATCGGCACCGGACAGGACTTCGAGCGCGCCCGCACGCTGGTCGGGGACGATCCGAGAGTGACCTGGCGGGACTGGGTGGATGCGGATGACCTGCCGGCCCTCGTCGCCTCCCATGACGTCTGCCTTGGGGTCTTCGGGACCAGCACCAAGGCCCTGAGCGTCGTCCCGAACAAGGTCTACCAGGGCGCGGCCGCGGGTGTGGCGATCGTCACCAGCGATAGCGCCCCCCAGCGCCGGATGCTCGGGGAGGCCGCGCTCCTGGTGCCGCCGGGCGACGCCCCGGCGTTGGCAGCAGCGATCCGGCTGCTTGCGAGCAACGGCGATCGGCTCGCCCGATACCGCGGCGCGGCGCGAGATCTGGCCGATGATCGATTCACCGCCGCCGCCGTGACGGCGCCGCTCGCCGGGGCACTCGGCACCGAATGA
- a CDS encoding glycosyltransferase family 2 protein: MPSRAGHLGLQTAAEEIMKLFVQVPCLNEETTLPLVLSSIPREIPGVDSVEILIIDDGSTDRTIEVAQEHGVVHFVRHSRNMGLARSFRDGVDYALAHGADIVVNTDGDNQYPQERITDLVQPIVRGEADIVIADRQTSKIAHFSPFKKLMQRVGSQVVNRAAGTELPDAASGFRAYSKSALFRLNVVTQFSYCMETIIQAGNKRLRIESLPITTNAKTRESRLFKNIGQHMFKSGSAITRSYLMFKPHVILGTLGVILLLAGIIPFVRFLVFMIQGEAGGHIQSLIFGSSMLVGGLLCLALLVIADLQRTNRVLLEETLERIKVVQYGRPAPSDSGRAALASEVVDLRPAPAEFPVVPERSVPEPAPVSLTEPVRATRAR; the protein is encoded by the coding sequence ATGCCGTCTCGGGCGGGCCACCTCGGCCTGCAGACCGCCGCAGAGGAGATCATGAAGCTGTTCGTCCAAGTCCCGTGCCTCAACGAGGAGACGACGCTGCCGCTCGTCCTGTCGTCGATCCCGCGGGAGATCCCGGGCGTCGACAGCGTCGAGATCCTCATCATCGACGACGGCTCGACCGACCGGACGATCGAGGTGGCACAGGAGCACGGCGTCGTGCACTTCGTGCGGCACTCGCGCAACATGGGGCTCGCCCGCTCGTTCCGCGACGGCGTCGACTACGCGCTCGCCCACGGCGCGGACATCGTCGTGAACACCGACGGCGACAACCAGTACCCGCAGGAGCGGATCACCGATCTGGTCCAGCCGATCGTCCGCGGCGAGGCCGATATCGTCATCGCGGACCGTCAGACGTCGAAGATCGCGCACTTCTCGCCGTTCAAGAAGCTCATGCAGCGGGTCGGGTCTCAGGTGGTGAACCGGGCCGCCGGCACCGAGCTGCCCGATGCCGCGAGCGGGTTCCGGGCCTACTCCAAGTCCGCGCTGTTCCGGCTGAACGTGGTCACCCAGTTCAGCTACTGCATGGAGACGATCATCCAGGCCGGCAACAAGCGGCTTCGGATCGAGAGCCTGCCGATCACGACCAACGCGAAGACGCGCGAGTCCCGGCTGTTCAAGAACATCGGGCAGCACATGTTCAAGTCGGGTTCGGCAATCACGCGCTCGTACCTGATGTTCAAGCCGCACGTGATCCTCGGCACGCTCGGGGTGATCCTGCTGCTCGCGGGCATCATCCCGTTCGTCCGATTCCTCGTGTTCATGATCCAGGGCGAAGCGGGCGGGCACATCCAATCGCTGATCTTCGGTTCCTCGATGCTCGTCGGTGGACTGCTCTGCCTCGCGCTCCTCGTCATCGCAGACCTGCAGCGCACGAACCGGGTGCTGCTCGAGGAGACACTGGAGCGGATCAAGGTCGTGCAGTACGGCCGTCCCGCACCTTCCGACTCGGGGCGCGCAGCCCTCGCCTCGGAGGTGGTCGACCTCCGGCCCGCCCCGGCGGAGTTCCCGGTGGTGCCTGAGCGCTCGGTGCCCGAGCCGGCACCTGTCTCGCTGACGGAGCCCGTCCGAGCCACCCGCGCCCGGTGA
- a CDS encoding DUF2142 domain-containing protein: protein MTSRTYRRTLAVITALLGVVMVLWAVLTPGFRAPDEPQHFNSVMRVATGGGWPAPGEARVSDATLIATREAGLSLETHGISVLTSSILPRSSLQGWGYQFVDLTPLPAQERSVLDHTADLVTDVEPTFDQMTQHPPLFYAAGAVLIRAFGALDWRWDQQLLLLRLFCVFLCIWVVPLTAATTRMLTGKRTVALAASVSILAVPQFAHIGATVSNDSLTNLLGAVLLTMAAAIVSGRATWARLVAIGVVLGLALLTKGFLLAAIPMVALAVVVGARALRPRQRLWRTFVTLAVAFVVGGWWWLRNLLVHGALQPSGMPPFEPDWGDDTPTVGEFAPQAFDRFATSFWGNFGFLEISLPRQLTLGLTVLGLAAVVVGIVACRRRLRLIVLLTLPVGTLLVVLGGTFASYQTNGLFAGLQGRYLFSSIAVLAAAAWIGLDAIARRLGRRWAHWLPVLATLLSVTLAAIGLITFFQACYQLPSESVIVGLNRWALWSIAGRTGVGLAALAPPVVAIALLVVLVVGRLRRSRRPDLARSLPA, encoded by the coding sequence GTGACCTCACGGACCTACCGACGCACCCTCGCGGTCATCACCGCGCTCCTCGGGGTCGTGATGGTCCTCTGGGCCGTGCTGACACCTGGATTCCGTGCTCCGGACGAGCCCCAGCACTTCAACAGCGTGATGCGGGTCGCGACGGGCGGTGGCTGGCCCGCCCCCGGCGAGGCCCGGGTGAGCGACGCCACACTGATCGCGACCAGGGAGGCCGGGCTCAGCCTCGAGACCCATGGCATCTCGGTCCTCACCTCCTCGATCCTGCCGCGCAGCTCCCTTCAGGGCTGGGGTTACCAGTTCGTCGACCTGACGCCGTTGCCGGCGCAGGAGCGGTCGGTTCTGGACCACACCGCAGACCTCGTCACGGACGTCGAGCCCACCTTCGACCAGATGACCCAGCATCCGCCGCTCTTCTACGCCGCCGGCGCCGTCTTGATCCGGGCTTTCGGTGCCCTCGACTGGCGTTGGGACCAGCAACTGCTGCTCCTGCGACTCTTCTGCGTATTCCTGTGCATCTGGGTGGTTCCGCTGACCGCGGCCACCACTCGGATGCTCACCGGGAAGCGGACCGTGGCCCTTGCGGCATCCGTCTCGATCCTCGCCGTTCCCCAGTTCGCCCACATCGGCGCGACCGTCTCGAACGACTCGCTCACGAACCTGCTCGGTGCCGTCCTCCTCACCATGGCCGCCGCCATCGTGTCCGGCCGGGCGACGTGGGCACGCCTCGTGGCGATCGGCGTGGTCCTCGGTCTTGCATTGTTGACCAAGGGCTTCCTGTTGGCAGCCATCCCGATGGTGGCGCTCGCGGTCGTCGTCGGCGCGCGGGCGCTGCGCCCCCGCCAGCGGCTGTGGCGCACGTTCGTCACACTGGCGGTGGCCTTCGTAGTCGGGGGCTGGTGGTGGCTGCGTAACCTCCTGGTGCACGGTGCCCTGCAGCCGAGCGGGATGCCGCCGTTCGAACCGGACTGGGGCGACGACACCCCCACCGTCGGTGAGTTCGCCCCACAGGCCTTCGATCGCTTCGCCACCTCGTTCTGGGGCAACTTCGGCTTCCTCGAGATCTCGCTGCCCCGGCAACTCACCCTCGGACTGACGGTGCTCGGACTGGCCGCGGTCGTCGTCGGAATCGTCGCGTGCCGGAGGCGCCTCCGCCTCATCGTCCTACTCACACTCCCGGTCGGCACGCTGCTCGTCGTGCTCGGCGGCACCTTTGCGTCGTACCAGACGAACGGCCTGTTCGCGGGGCTTCAGGGCCGATACCTGTTCTCCTCGATCGCGGTCCTGGCCGCCGCCGCCTGGATCGGCCTCGATGCGATCGCCCGTAGGCTCGGCCGACGCTGGGCGCACTGGCTCCCGGTCCTGGCCACCCTTCTCTCGGTCACCCTCGCGGCAATCGGCCTCATCACGTTCTTCCAGGCCTGCTACCAGCTTCCCTCCGAGTCCGTGATCGTCGGGCTGAACCGGTGGGCACTCTGGTCGATCGCCGGGCGGACCGGTGTGGGCCTCGCTGCCCTCGCGCCCCCGGTTGTCGCGATCGCTCTGCTCGTCGTCCTCGTCGTCGGCAGGCTCAGGCGCTCACGACGGCCGGACCTCGCCAGGAGTCTGCCCGCGTGA